In Periplaneta americana isolate PAMFEO1 chromosome 4, P.americana_PAMFEO1_priV1, whole genome shotgun sequence, one DNA window encodes the following:
- the ATPsynB gene encoding ATP synthase subunit b, mitochondrial — MLSRAALRSVQQGRPFLGVRCSQTVAATGERDEVNFPRPVRAEFPAKVRHGFIPEDWFQFFYKKTGVTGPYMFGVGLTTYLCSKEIYVMEHEFYSGISLLIMAVVAVKKLGPKLAAYLDKEVDAVENAWKEGRLNEIASYSDAVEGERKEQWRAEGQKDLMAAKKENVALQLEAAYRERLMTAFREVKRRLDYQVERQNIDRRIAHKHMVSWVVQSVLRSITPQQEKESLTKCITDLRALAKA, encoded by the exons ATGTTGTCGAGGGCTGCATTGCGTTCTG TTCAGCAAGGCAGGCCTTTTTTGGGTGTGCGCTGCAGCCAGACAGTCGCCGCGACTGGAGAAAGAGATGAGGTCAACTTTCCTCGACCCGTGAGAGCCGAATTTCCTGCCAAAGTTCGTCATGGTTTTATACCAGAGGATTGGTTTCAGTTTTTCTATAAGAAAACTGGCGTTACAG GACCCTATATGTTCGGAGTGGGGCTTACGACCTACCTATGCAGCAAGGAGATCTACGTGAtggagcacgagttctactcagGCATTTCACTGCTCATCATGGCTGTTGTCGCCGTGAAGAAACTGGGACCCAAGTTGGCTGCCTATTTGGACAAGGAAGTGGAT GCAGTGGAGAATGCGTGGAAGGAGGGACGTCTGAACGAGATTGCGTCATATTCTGATGCCGTGGAGGGAGAGCGGAAGGAGCAGTGGCGTGCCGAGGGGCAGAAGGATCTGATGGCCGCCAAGAAGGAGAATGTGGCACTGCAACTGGAAGCTGCTTACCGCGAGCGACTTATGACTGCATTTCGGGAAGTGAAGCGGCGGCTGGACTACCAGGTGGAACGGCAGAATATCGATCGACGAATTGCACACAAGCACATGGTGTCTTGGGTGGTGCAGAGCGTGCTGCGCTCCATCACGCCCCAGCAGGAGAAGGAGTCGCTGACCAAGTGCATCACCGACCTGCGAGCTCTTGCCAAGGCGTGA